The genomic segment AAAGTGCCCGCGCCGCTTTGGAGCAAGCCCTGGCCACCGATCCCGGCAACGACGACGCCCGCTTCGATTTGGTCAAACTGTTGATCGGTGAGGGCGAGCTGGCCGAAGCCGCCGCCTTGCTGGCCCCGGCCATGGCCCGCATCCCGGTGCCGCTGCGTTTTGAGGCGCAGACCCAATGGCTCAACGCGCTGGAGTTTGTGACCCAGGACCCGCGTGGTCAGTGGGAATTGGCCCAGTTTGACGAATTGATTGGCCAGAACAAGCGCGATTTCGAAACCCGCTTTGCCAAAAGCCGCCTCTTGATCGCCGTGGGCCAATGGGAAGCGGCCATGGACGAGTTGCTGGAGATCATCATGCGCGACAAGAAATGGGACGACGAAGCCCCGCGCAAAACCTTTGTGGCCCTGCTCGAGCTGATGACGCCGCCCAAACCCAAAACGCAAGACGGCACGGGCAAATCGGCCGGTGGCATCGAGTTGATGGGCAAAGCCGCTGTGCAGGAAGACCCGTTGCTGGCCATGATTTCGAGCTACCGCCGCAAGTTGAGCATGGCGCTCAACTGAAAAGGCGCATGGGCGCTGGCCGGCTCAGTGCCGGCTCAGCGCTGGCGCGGTGCCGAATCAGTGGGTCGGTCCCGCCTGTCGCTCGATGTCCCGGCGCATTTTTTGCAGCAAGCCCAGCGCCATGAGCACCTCACCCACCACAAACATGGGGCCCACCAGCAAGCCCACCACATCGTCCACAAAAGCGGGTTTGCGGCCTTCAAAGTAATGCCCAATGAACTGGATGGCCCAGCCGAGCACGAACAGGCCAAGGCCGGCCTGCCACACCGTCAGGCCCCAAACCGCTGACCAAGCAGGCACTTGGTGGGCGGCCGCGATCAAGGCCCCATTGACCAGGGAGGTCGCCAAACCCAACAACAGATCCCCCCGCGTCAGGTACCACAGGCTGGTCAAGGCCCAAGCACACCAAGCCAGCGTCAGCGCGTGGCCCATGACTTCCCACGACGGGGCCAGGAGCAAGACGCCGATCGACATGAAGATGAGGGGAATGCCCAACAGATGGGTGACGATGTTGCGGCGATCGCGGTGGTAATGGGCGTACTGCACCATCAAAGGGGTGGCCGATCGGAAAAGGTTCATGCAGTGCTCCGGTGGGTGCTGGCGCCTGAATGGCCCACAGGCTCACCCTACCCACTCAACGACAGGAAAGCCTGCATTTTGGCGCGCTTTGCGGGTGCGTCAAGGGTATTTGCGAGCACTGGGCAGTGGCCCCTCGCGGCTTGCAGCGGCCAAAGCGGCCGCTCAACCCAGCAGGCGCTGCATCGCTTCTTGGTATTTGGCCGAGGTTTTCTCGATGACCTCGCGCGGCAGCCGAGGCGCAGGTGGCGTCTTGTCCCAGGGCTTGCCGTTGACCAAGGCCGTTTCAAGCCAGTCGCGCAGAAACTGCTTGTCATAACTGGGCGGGTTAGCGCCCTCGGCATAGCTGGCAGCCGGCCAGTAACGCGAAGAATCGGGCGTGAGCACCTCGTCCATCAGCACCAAAGTGCCATCGGCGTCCAGGCCAAATTCGAACTTGGTGTCGGCAATGAGGATGCCTTTGGCCGCAGCGATGTCGCGCGCCGCTTTGTACAGCCGGATGCTGATGTCGCGGATGCGGGTGGCCAGGTCGGCACCGATCATGGCCACGGTTTGCTCGAAAGTGATGTTTTCGTCGTGCTCGCCCACGGCGGCTTTGGCCGCCGGGGTGTAAATCGGCTCGGGCAAGAGGCTCGCGTTTTTCAGGCCGGCGGGCAACTGGACACCGCACACGGCCTGGTTGTCTTGGTATTCCTTCCAGCCGCTGCCGGCCAGATAGCCGCGCACCACGGCCTCGACCGGGATGGGCTGGAGGCGCTTGACCAGCATGGAGCGGCCCTGCACCTGTGGCACTTCATCGGCCGACACCACGCTCTCGGGGGCCTCGCCCGTCAGGTGGATTGGGCAGATGTTCAAACCCTTGGGGCCGAGCTGGTCAAACCAGAACAGCGCCATTTGCGTGAGCAGCACGCCTTTGCCCGGAATGGGCTCGCCCATGATCACGTCAAAGGCGCTGATGCGGTCAGACGCCACCATCAAAATCCGGTCCTCACCCACCGCGTAGTTGTCACGCACCTTGCCTCGCGCCAGCAGGGGCAAGGAAGTCAGGGCCGAGGTGTGGAGGGCAGAGGTCATGGCAAAACAGTCAAGCAACAAATAAAAAGGCCCGTTGAACAGTCAACGGGCCATTCGGGTCAATTATCGCAGGCTCAGTTCACGACTTGCGCCAATTCGCCCCGCGCATAGCGGGCGGCCACCACCTGCAGGTTGTCGCCCTTGATCTTGGGGGCCTGGCCTTCGCAGCCGAACTCCAGGTAGCGCTGCTTGCAGATTTGCTTGGCCGCTTCGCGGGCGGGCTTGAGCCATTCGCGGGCGTCGAACTTGTCAGGGTTTTCAAACAGGAACTTGCGGCAAGCAGCGGTCATCGCCAGGCGGATGTCGGTGTCGATGTTGATCTTGCGCACACCGTGCTTGATGGCCTCCTGGATTTCCTCGACCGGCACGCCGTAGGTTTCCTTCATCTTGCCGCCGTACTGGTTGATCATGGCCAACAGCTCTTGCGGCACGCTGGACGAGCCGTGCATCACCAAGTGGGTGTTGGGGATGCGCTGGTGGATTTCCTTGACACGGCTGATGGCCAAGATGTCGCCTGTGGGCTTGCGGCTGAACTTGTAAGCACCGTGGCTGGTGCCAATGGCAATGGCCAGCGCGTCCAGGC from the Limnohabitans sp. 2KL-27 genome contains:
- a CDS encoding phosphoribosylaminoimidazolesuccinocarboxamide synthase; translation: MTSALHTSALTSLPLLARGKVRDNYAVGEDRILMVASDRISAFDVIMGEPIPGKGVLLTQMALFWFDQLGPKGLNICPIHLTGEAPESVVSADEVPQVQGRSMLVKRLQPIPVEAVVRGYLAGSGWKEYQDNQAVCGVQLPAGLKNASLLPEPIYTPAAKAAVGEHDENITFEQTVAMIGADLATRIRDISIRLYKAARDIAAAKGILIADTKFEFGLDADGTLVLMDEVLTPDSSRYWPAASYAEGANPPSYDKQFLRDWLETALVNGKPWDKTPPAPRLPREVIEKTSAKYQEAMQRLLG
- the trxA gene encoding thioredoxin → MMDVTIQNFEAEVIEASMTTPVLVDFWAPWCGPCKSLGPVLEKVETAYEGRFKLVKINSDEEQQLAQAFGIKSIPTCVLLKNGQPVDGFMGALPEGQVKQFLDKHLPAAEELQAQAAAQEAQEHLQAGDAQSARAALEQALATDPGNDDARFDLVKLLIGEGELAEAAALLAPAMARIPVPLRFEAQTQWLNALEFVTQDPRGQWELAQFDELIGQNKRDFETRFAKSRLLIAVGQWEAAMDELLEIIMRDKKWDDEAPRKTFVALLELMTPPKPKTQDGTGKSAGGIELMGKAAVQEDPLLAMISSYRRKLSMALN
- a CDS encoding DUF962 domain-containing protein; the protein is MNLFRSATPLMVQYAHYHRDRRNIVTHLLGIPLIFMSIGVLLLAPSWEVMGHALTLAWCAWALTSLWYLTRGDLLLGLATSLVNGALIAAAHQVPAWSAVWGLTVWQAGLGLFVLGWAIQFIGHYFEGRKPAFVDDVVGLLVGPMFVVGEVLMALGLLQKMRRDIERQAGPTH